The following are encoded in a window of Pelecanus crispus isolate bPelCri1 chromosome 6, bPelCri1.pri, whole genome shotgun sequence genomic DNA:
- the CIPC gene encoding CLOCK-interacting pacemaker isoform X2 — protein sequence MKSLNHHFSMAASESDKDSGYSDGSSECLSAMEQTDSEDVLNTLCWNAEDGPWQCPVTTSNSFPALSPMVVMKNVLVKQGSSSQLQSWTVQPSFEVIPAQPQLVFLRPSIPPPINPHSAGKKRNDSTNYLPILNSYPKIAPQPCKRDHSFDLEERQETNCHKRLCTEAPKMENSPVSRNTGLPTSPFGHLPVSFKTPQDSNQQSSSTLVTSGKLSALPGFHRVSSDTQKVPGLTPILPFGTLQATKCAPPESESVAQTTMQSAVWSPPLIPEEICTTPELLLQQQSKCRRFQNTLVVLRRSGLLEITLKTKELIHQNQVTQAELDRLKHQTQLFIEAIKNNAPQSWAELEASLTGSDKADSNLEDSTYPNM from the exons ATGAAGAGTTTGAACCACCACTTCAGCATGGCGGCATCTGAATCTGACAAGGACTCCGGATATTCAG ATGGAAGTTCAGAGTGCCTGAGTGCTATGGAGCAGACTGACTCGGAGGACGTGCTGAATACATTGTGTTGGAATGCAGAGGATGGGCCTTGGCAATGCCCAGTGACCACAAGCAACTCCTTTCCTGCACTTTCTCCTATGGTCGTAATGAAAAATGTGTTAGTTAAGCAG GGGAGTTCATCACAGCTCCAGTCTTGGACTGTTCAGCCATCCTTTGAAGTGAttccagctcagccacagctAGTGTTTCTTCGTCCATCAATCCCACCTCCCATTAACCCTCACTCTgctgggaaaaagagaaatgactCCACTAATTACCTGCCCATCCTGAATTCTTATCCCAAAATAGCACCACAGCCCTGCAAAAGAGATCACTCCTTTGATCTAGAAGAACGTCAGGAAACCAATTGCCATAAACGGCTCTGCACAGAAGCACCCAAAATGGAGAATTCTCCTGTATCGAGGAACACGGGCTTGCCTACTAGTCCTTTTGGCCACCTACCAGTTAGCTTTAAGACCCCTCAGGATTCTAACCAACAAAGCTCTTCAACTCTGGTGACAAGTGGAAAACTGTCAGCTCTTCCTGGCTTTCATCGTGTTTCCAGTGACACTCAGAAAGTGCCGGGTTTGACTCCCATTTTGCCTTTTGGAACTCTGCAGGCAACAAAGTGTGCCCCTCCTGAGAGCGAGAGTGTAGCACAGACTACGATGCAGTCTGCAGTGTGGAGCCCTCCATTGATACCAGAAGAGATTTGCACTACCCCTGAGCTGCTCTTGCAACAACAAAGCAAGTGCAGACGCTTTCAGAATACGCTCGTCGTGCTACGCAGGTCGGGGTTGCTGGAGATCACTTTAAAAACCAAGGAGCTCATTCATCAGAACCAGGTGACTCAGGCTGAGCTGGACCGGCTGAAGCACCAAACACAGCTTTTCATAGAAGCAATAAAGAACAATGCTCCACAGTCATGGGCAGAGCTAGAAGCATCTCTAACAGGATCTGATAAAGCTGATAGCAACCTTGAAGACTCCACTTATCCCAACATGTAG
- the CIPC gene encoding CLOCK-interacting pacemaker isoform X1, whose protein sequence is MKSLNHHFSMAASESDKDSGYSDGSSECLSAMEQTDSEDVLNTLCWNAEDGPWQCPVTTSNSFPALSPMVVMKNVLVKQVVVLHPCSVSVFPTEPKKFCVRGSSSQLQSWTVQPSFEVIPAQPQLVFLRPSIPPPINPHSAGKKRNDSTNYLPILNSYPKIAPQPCKRDHSFDLEERQETNCHKRLCTEAPKMENSPVSRNTGLPTSPFGHLPVSFKTPQDSNQQSSSTLVTSGKLSALPGFHRVSSDTQKVPGLTPILPFGTLQATKCAPPESESVAQTTMQSAVWSPPLIPEEICTTPELLLQQQSKCRRFQNTLVVLRRSGLLEITLKTKELIHQNQVTQAELDRLKHQTQLFIEAIKNNAPQSWAELEASLTGSDKADSNLEDSTYPNM, encoded by the exons ATGAAGAGTTTGAACCACCACTTCAGCATGGCGGCATCTGAATCTGACAAGGACTCCGGATATTCAG ATGGAAGTTCAGAGTGCCTGAGTGCTATGGAGCAGACTGACTCGGAGGACGTGCTGAATACATTGTGTTGGAATGCAGAGGATGGGCCTTGGCAATGCCCAGTGACCACAAGCAACTCCTTTCCTGCACTTTCTCCTATGGTCGTAATGAAAAATGTGTTAGTTAAGCAG gtAGTTGTTCTGCACCCCTGTTCTGTAAGCGTCTTTCCCACTGAACCAAAGAAATTCTGTGTCAGA GGGAGTTCATCACAGCTCCAGTCTTGGACTGTTCAGCCATCCTTTGAAGTGAttccagctcagccacagctAGTGTTTCTTCGTCCATCAATCCCACCTCCCATTAACCCTCACTCTgctgggaaaaagagaaatgactCCACTAATTACCTGCCCATCCTGAATTCTTATCCCAAAATAGCACCACAGCCCTGCAAAAGAGATCACTCCTTTGATCTAGAAGAACGTCAGGAAACCAATTGCCATAAACGGCTCTGCACAGAAGCACCCAAAATGGAGAATTCTCCTGTATCGAGGAACACGGGCTTGCCTACTAGTCCTTTTGGCCACCTACCAGTTAGCTTTAAGACCCCTCAGGATTCTAACCAACAAAGCTCTTCAACTCTGGTGACAAGTGGAAAACTGTCAGCTCTTCCTGGCTTTCATCGTGTTTCCAGTGACACTCAGAAAGTGCCGGGTTTGACTCCCATTTTGCCTTTTGGAACTCTGCAGGCAACAAAGTGTGCCCCTCCTGAGAGCGAGAGTGTAGCACAGACTACGATGCAGTCTGCAGTGTGGAGCCCTCCATTGATACCAGAAGAGATTTGCACTACCCCTGAGCTGCTCTTGCAACAACAAAGCAAGTGCAGACGCTTTCAGAATACGCTCGTCGTGCTACGCAGGTCGGGGTTGCTGGAGATCACTTTAAAAACCAAGGAGCTCATTCATCAGAACCAGGTGACTCAGGCTGAGCTGGACCGGCTGAAGCACCAAACACAGCTTTTCATAGAAGCAATAAAGAACAATGCTCCACAGTCATGGGCAGAGCTAGAAGCATCTCTAACAGGATCTGATAAAGCTGATAGCAACCTTGAAGACTCCACTTATCCCAACATGTAG